The Candidatus Woesearchaeota archaeon genome includes the window GGATTAAAATCAGTACCGCAAAGTATTGCAATATAAATTAATTCTTCTTGACTTACTTTTAAAGTTTCTAAGATTTTATCTAAATCATAATACTCAATAGGTATTTCCCTATAAACACTTGAACCTGGAATCTTTCTCTTGTTTGAAACAGATAAATTTCTAATCAAATATTTAGAACCAAAGAGTAAAGAATCAAAATCTTGAGATGCTAGAGCAAAACATTCACCTTTTTTAACAAGATGTGCTCCTTGAGCTTCACCCTCGGAAGGAGCTTCAACAACAGGAAAACCAAAAGCTCTAATTAATTCTTTTGCATCTTCAATCATTTCAGAATTAAGCTTATTAAGAGAAGATGCGAATTTTTTTGCCTCTTCAATATGTCCCATTTCAAGAGCTTCACGGTACTTCTCATCAGCTTCCATTTTTTTTTGAGCACGAATTTCTCTTTCTTTCTCTTTAAGTTTTGGAGCTTTACCATCAAAAACAAAAATAGGTTTAACATTATTCTTCTTAAAATACACACACCTATTAAACAATCCTTTAATATGTGAAGTAACTTCTCCTGTCCTATCTGTTAAAGGATTTCCATCAGATTGCCTAATTGTTGCAAGAAATTGATAAATCATATTAAA containing:
- the fen gene encoding flap endonuclease-1: MGVAIKDILEFDEISLNLISNKKIAIDSFNMIYQFLATIRQSDGNPLTDRTGEVTSHIKGLFNRCVYFKKNNVKPIFVFDGKAPKLKEKEREIRAQKKMEADEKYREALEMGHIEEAKKFASSLNKLNSEMIEDAKELIRAFGFPVVEAPSEGEAQGAHLVKKGECFALASQDFDSLLFGSKYLIRNLSVSNKRKIPGSSVYREIPIEYYDLDKILETLKVSQEELIYIAILCGTDFNPGGIKGIGPKKALKLVKEYRERPEDLFKILDWYDYFPYSWNEVYNVFAKMPVDDKVEIKFNPINKDRVKEILVSKDFDEVTIDRSLNSIKNLKTLDSFF